A genomic segment from Sulfitobacter indolifex encodes:
- a CDS encoding ATP-binding protein, which translates to MTDTERYLPRHLIPELEDALASARVVNLIGPRQVGKTTLVRDLFGNGRFITLDDAAVLAAIEADPEGQLTSLMENLNGEPLIIDEAQRSKKLALAIKRVVDTNRRKGQFVLTGSSNVFTTTDVADSLAGRMRTLKLWPLSVAEVKKAPVNRIMDWAMQDEPKLGQVGDPEQVSRGDYIDLILEGGFPEVRELSIRSRQRQYRDYIDAVVERDVADIMPVRKPDALRILIDQMAARSAQEISTSELSKLTKLQRVTVDQYLDILLRLSMLTKLGAWTSGEGKREIKNPKYHFADTGIACALRRFTQDTFTIDNTPQALGGLLESFVLNEIQRAVPMQDADYRLYHWRSADQREIDILIDGGSHLVCVEIKASASVTGDDFKHLKWFSKDGPGRSKKCTGIVFYLGQEKLTFGDRNFALPVSALWSTINF; encoded by the coding sequence ATGACTGATACAGAAAGATATCTGCCAAGGCACCTCATCCCAGAGCTTGAAGATGCACTTGCATCAGCACGTGTGGTCAACCTCATTGGTCCAAGGCAAGTTGGCAAGACAACACTTGTACGAGACTTGTTTGGCAATGGCCGTTTCATCACATTGGATGACGCAGCTGTCTTGGCGGCCATTGAAGCGGACCCGGAGGGGCAGCTTACCAGCTTAATGGAAAATTTGAACGGCGAGCCGCTTATCATTGACGAGGCCCAGCGATCCAAAAAACTAGCTCTCGCGATCAAGAGGGTCGTCGATACCAATCGGCGTAAGGGGCAATTTGTACTTACCGGCTCCTCCAACGTATTCACAACCACTGATGTGGCTGACTCGCTTGCGGGGAGAATGCGAACACTTAAGCTCTGGCCCCTATCCGTCGCTGAAGTCAAAAAGGCACCCGTCAATCGCATCATGGATTGGGCGATGCAGGACGAACCGAAACTAGGGCAGGTGGGTGATCCAGAGCAGGTCAGTCGAGGAGACTACATAGATCTCATCCTAGAAGGTGGTTTTCCAGAGGTGAGAGAGTTGTCAATCAGATCCCGTCAGCGGCAATATCGGGATTACATTGACGCAGTGGTGGAGCGCGATGTCGCTGATATCATGCCGGTTCGAAAACCGGATGCGTTGCGTATCCTGATAGATCAGATGGCGGCACGCTCCGCGCAGGAAATCAGCACGTCCGAGCTTTCCAAACTGACGAAACTGCAACGGGTTACCGTCGATCAATACCTTGATATTCTGCTACGGCTGTCAATGTTGACCAAGCTGGGTGCCTGGACATCAGGCGAGGGCAAGCGGGAGATCAAGAACCCTAAATACCATTTTGCAGATACGGGCATCGCCTGTGCCCTTCGGCGTTTCACCCAAGATACTTTTACTATCGACAACACACCGCAGGCGCTTGGCGGCCTGCTAGAAAGCTTTGTTCTGAACGAGATCCAGCGTGCCGTCCCAATGCAGGACGCTGACTACCGGCTCTATCACTGGCGCAGTGCAGACCAGCGGGAAATTGACATCCTGATCGACGGTGGCAGCCACTTGGTCTGCGTTGAGATCAAGGCGTCTGCATCAGTCACTGGAGATGATTTTAAACACCTCAAATGGTTTTCAAAAGACGGGCCTGGTCGTAGTAAAAAATGCACGGGGATCGTGTTCTACCTAGGCCAAGAAAAGCTCACCTTTGGCGACAGGAACTTCGCCCTTCCGGTGAGCGCGCTTTGGAGCACGATCAATTTTTGA